From one Lotus japonicus ecotype B-129 chromosome 3, LjGifu_v1.2 genomic stretch:
- the LOC130744220 gene encoding uncharacterized protein LOC130744220: MAGVNVNPLGNSLTNTSVNVLRQQMDDSNHEMVNMLAQQIGTVFNHFIQNTNESYQQLTRQMGRIADAFGVPRTVVANPLGAAVNNAVEINAVPHNEPLQANVEIAALQGGRNQLDNPHVQVPQNIENPILINRNMDADRIVERVRQNNIGGHRNIAGIVELLLNQHGFNVGYANRPHFASAFSEFVLKAELPRGWKVPKFTKFSGATRESTVEHIARYQIEAGDIANNENLKMKYFPSSLTKNAFTWFTTLLPNSIHNWTQLERVFHEQFFRGESKVSLKELASVKRKFKETIDD, from the coding sequence ATGGCGGGGGTGAATGTCAACCCTTTAGGGAATTCCTTGACAAATACCTCTGTTAATGTGTTGAGGCAACAAatggatgatagtaaccatgaaatggtgaACATGTTGGCCCAACAAATAGGAACTGTGTTTAACCATTTTATCCAAAACACAAACGAGTCTTATCAACAGTTGACCAGACAGATGGGTCGAATTGCTGACGCATTTGGAGTTCCTCGAACTGTGGTGGCGAATCCTTTGGGTGCAGCGGTGAATAACGCTGTTGAAATCAATGCAGTTCCTCATAATGAACCGCTTCAAGCAAATGTCGAAATAGCGGCATTGCAAGGTGGTCGAAACCAATTGGATAACCCTCATGTCCAAGTGCCTCAAAATATTGAAAATCCTATTTTAATAAATCGAAATATGGATGCAGATAGGATAGTCGAGAGAGTTAGACAAAATAACATTGGGGGGCATCGAAATATAGCAGGCATAGTCGAACTATTATTGAACCAACATGGGTTCAATGTGGGTTATGCGAACCGACCCCATTTCGCTTCGGCCTTCTCCGAGTTCGTCCTCAAGGCCGAATTACCTAGAGGTTGGAAGGTCCCAAAATTTACCAAATTTTCAGGGGCCACTAGGGAATCGACGGTCGAACACATTGCTAGGTACCAGATAGAAGCAGGGGATATAGCAAATAACgagaatttaaaaatgaaatattttcctAGTTCTCTAAccaaaaatgcttttacatGGTTTACCACTTTGTTGCCTAATTCGATCCATAATTGGACACAATTGGAAAGAGTTTttcatgaacagttctttagagGCGAGTCGAAAGTTAGTCTAAAAGAACTGGCTAGCGTGAAAAGAAAGTTTAAGGAAACCATAGACGATTAG